One Brumimicrobium sp. DNA window includes the following coding sequences:
- a CDS encoding O-antigen ligase family protein gives MLDRLFGFKIQDYLQTFGLFIIAVGLPLSKVLMSIGAIWLVSNVLLKMEFKTYWERWRKEPTFWFILTFFLLHILGLFYTSDFSYGFKDIKAKLPLFVVPTALIAYPIQKRFFNYILYGFLISLIITSLINFSFIISGEITDYREFSRFGSHIRYALLIVMGILISFSLWIEDKRKWWLFLVLFCWFSYYTFASQVVNGYLVYGVILFVIILILTWRIPSKSIRITAFTLCLSLIILFISLFLVSLRPNKESWNFEHLDQFSAHNERYFHDTTSLWIENGNPVLVFIAEDEIDSTWNKYSNMNLEQEMPNGLTLKTNLILYLTSKGIRKDKEGIESLSKDEIKLIENGTTSVLESYPSLYREFRELQNTFLQYSLGNDPDGNTVSQRFVHWNVAKEIIKKNWIVGVGTGDVQNAFNRVYEETKTNLDNDHWYRAHNQFLTFWISFGILGFIAFILFWIWFLYKNIRNKYIIGIGFTLIAIISFLSEDTLETQQGVSFIAMFIGLTLMKITDNELCEQSKESD, from the coding sequence ATGCTAGATCGTTTATTTGGTTTTAAAATTCAAGATTATCTCCAAACTTTTGGATTATTTATCATTGCAGTAGGACTTCCATTGAGTAAGGTTTTGATGTCTATAGGAGCTATTTGGTTAGTTTCCAATGTGTTGCTTAAGATGGAATTTAAAACCTATTGGGAACGATGGAGAAAAGAACCTACATTCTGGTTTATCCTAACTTTCTTTTTGCTACATATACTTGGACTCTTTTATACTTCTGATTTTAGCTATGGATTTAAAGATATTAAGGCTAAATTACCATTATTTGTTGTTCCGACAGCCTTGATAGCCTATCCTATACAAAAGAGATTCTTTAATTATATTTTATACGGTTTTCTTATATCATTAATTATTACTTCCCTAATTAATTTTAGCTTTATTATTTCGGGAGAGATTACTGATTATAGGGAATTTTCTAGATTTGGTTCTCATATCCGATATGCATTACTTATCGTGATGGGTATCTTAATCTCTTTCTCTCTTTGGATAGAAGATAAAAGGAAATGGTGGTTATTCCTTGTCCTTTTCTGCTGGTTTAGCTATTATACGTTTGCAAGTCAGGTAGTCAATGGTTATTTGGTATATGGAGTAATCCTGTTTGTTATCATATTAATATTGACATGGAGAATCCCCTCAAAATCAATTAGAATTACTGCCTTTACTTTATGTTTAAGTCTAATTATACTTTTTATCTCTCTCTTCCTAGTGTCTTTACGCCCAAATAAGGAGAGTTGGAATTTTGAACATTTAGATCAATTTTCTGCTCATAACGAAAGATATTTTCACGATACAACTAGTTTATGGATAGAGAATGGGAATCCTGTATTAGTTTTTATTGCAGAAGACGAAATAGATAGTACTTGGAATAAGTACTCAAACATGAATTTGGAGCAAGAGATGCCTAATGGATTAACTCTAAAGACTAATCTAATTCTCTATTTGACCTCTAAAGGAATAAGAAAAGATAAGGAAGGTATTGAATCACTCTCAAAAGATGAAATTAAGCTTATTGAAAATGGGACAACTTCTGTGCTAGAATCATACCCTTCATTGTATAGAGAATTTAGAGAACTACAAAATACTTTTTTACAGTATTCATTAGGGAATGATCCAGATGGGAATACCGTTAGTCAGCGCTTTGTTCATTGGAATGTTGCCAAAGAAATTATTAAAAAAAATTGGATTGTAGGTGTTGGGACAGGCGACGTCCAGAATGCCTTTAACAGAGTATATGAAGAAACTAAAACGAATTTGGATAATGATCATTGGTATCGAGCCCACAATCAATTTTTAACTTTTTGGATAAGTTTTGGAATACTTGGTTTTATAGCATTTATCTTATTTTGGATTTGGTTCTTATATAAAAATATAAGAAATAAATATATCATAGGCATTGGTTTTACACTCA